A part of Penaeus vannamei isolate JL-2024 chromosome 1, ASM4276789v1, whole genome shotgun sequence genomic DNA contains:
- the LOC138862671 gene encoding uncharacterized protein, which translates to MDELSAKLNDHKLGCYINDQLVNHLIYADDIVLFSPSLAGLQTLLNESAEYIAAVKVTLNTDETRCVLFNKSRLNKTPATGLRVNNMNIQFVNEVGYLGYVVIIQMIVKYKTYIEDCVSESTLRVCYNNSLRKVFGISSRSSITHSCVNLGITSFGELRPKGVVSLLSRVKLANDKLLYSFIDTNVRELLSQGFIGTGRYPIVDCIYVYINSRFILRTRKYRPTLWS; encoded by the exons ATGGACGAACTTTCAGCCAAGCTGAATGACCACAAATTAGGATGTTATATCAATGATCAACTTGTAAACCACTTAATCTATGCAGATGACATAGTTCTCTTTAGCCCCTCACTGGCTGGCCTGCAGACGCTGCTTAATGAATCTGCTGAGTACATAGCAGCTGTTAAGGTCACACTAAACACCGATGAAACAAGATGTGTATTGTTCAACAAATCACGGTTGAATAAAACGCCTGCGACAGGACTTAGGGTTAATAACATGAACATCCAATTCGTAAACGAAGTTGGTTATCTCGGTTATGTGGTTATAATTCAGATGATCGTCAAATACAAAACCTATATAGAGGATTGTGTGTCAGAGTCAAC GCTTCGTGTATGTTATAATAACAGCCTAAGAAAAGTGTTCGGTATTTCCAGCCGTAGTAGCATCACTCATTCTTGTGTTAATCTCGGCATCACCAGCTTTGGCGAGCTGCGTCCTAAGGGCGTTGTTAGCTTGCTGTCCAGAGTTAAGTTGGCAAATGACAAATTATTGTATAGCTTTATAGACACTAAT GTCCGAGAGCTGCTATCACAAGGCTTTATAGGCACAGGAAGATACCCTATTGTGgactgcatatatgtgtacattaacTCTCGGTTTATCTTACGTACTCGGAAATATAGGCCTACCTTGTGGTCATAA